Proteins encoded by one window of Raphanus sativus cultivar WK10039 unplaced genomic scaffold, ASM80110v3 Scaffold0135, whole genome shotgun sequence:
- the LOC130501250 gene encoding uncharacterized protein LOC130501250, whose translation MQVNQSGADRAEFVKSMHQQVQKTLETKAEKNRVKLNRGRKEVIFQPVNWVWLHMRPKRFPAERKSKLAPRGDGPFRVLEKINDNAYKLELPGEFKVSPTFNISDLAPYLEDDEEVLRTEPSQGGGDVVVTQAEVPQVHKGPTTRSGARNLRNGFTKAIQEMIDQGLKQLLIQEMSGLKIEDPTGSKEVQDQTGPIQFSSIVHNRTGLIISTFDLGSESISNPTNQFASASEI comes from the coding sequence ATGCAAGTTAATCAAAGCGGTGCGGACAGGGCTGAGTTTGTCAAGAGTATGCACCAGCAGGTTCAGAAAACCCTTGAGACTAAGGCTGAGAAGAACCGGGTCAAGCTCAACCGCGGCCGCAAGGAGGTTATCTTTCAACCGGTTAATTGGGTCTGGCTTCACATGCGTCCGAAAAGGTTTCCTGCAGAAAGAAAATCCAAGTTGGCGCCTAGAGGTGATGGTCCATTCCGGGTATTAGAGAAGATCAACGACAATGCCTACAAGCTCGAGCTACCAGGAGAGTTCAAGGTGTCCCCAACGTTCAATATTTCTGATTTGGCCCCCTatcttgaagatgatgaagaagttcTGAGGACAGAACCTTCTCAAGGGGGAGGGGATGTTGTGGTCACCCAAGCTGAGGTTCCCCAAGTTCATAAGGGTCCGACTACCAGGTCAGGTGCGAGGAACTTAAGAAATGGTTTTACCAAGGCTATCCAAGAGATgattgatcaaggcctcaaacAGCTACTGATCCAAGAGATGTCCGGGTTAAAGATTGAAGATCCAACCGGCTCCAAAGAGGTTCAAGACCAGACTGGTCCGATTCAGTTCTCTTCCATCGTCCATAACCGAACCGGTCTGATCATTTCCACATTCGACCTCGGTTCAGAATCAATCTCCAATCCAACCAACCAATTTGCTTCCGCTTCAGAGATATAG